From Micromonospora sp. NBC_01699, a single genomic window includes:
- a CDS encoding TetR/AcrR family transcriptional regulator, whose translation MTTPDLEKPVDGFPLSRKRSRGRPRAFDLDEAVDRALELFWRQGYAATTVADLTAAIGINPPSLYKAFGSKQELFERVVQRYAELNGRVVQVALACPDVESVVRQFLTGVIESATEPDCPVGCLTIQGGTACREGEHEVTDLLAALRRATQDALERRFAQMKAEGALRADQSASALARYVATVGQGLAVQAGGGATREELMAVVELSVRTVA comes from the coding sequence ATGACCACGCCTGACCTGGAGAAGCCCGTTGACGGGTTCCCCTTGTCGCGGAAGCGCAGTCGGGGCCGGCCGCGGGCGTTCGATCTCGACGAAGCGGTCGATCGCGCCCTTGAGCTGTTCTGGCGCCAGGGCTACGCGGCGACGACGGTCGCTGACCTCACCGCCGCGATAGGGATCAATCCGCCGAGCCTGTACAAGGCGTTCGGGTCAAAGCAGGAGCTGTTCGAGCGTGTAGTGCAGCGTTACGCCGAGCTGAACGGCCGTGTCGTCCAGGTGGCGCTCGCCTGTCCCGACGTCGAGTCGGTCGTCCGTCAATTCCTGACCGGAGTCATCGAGAGCGCCACTGAGCCGGACTGCCCCGTGGGATGCCTCACGATCCAAGGCGGCACCGCCTGCCGCGAGGGTGAGCATGAGGTCACCGACCTGCTGGCCGCTCTGCGCCGCGCCACCCAAGATGCGCTGGAGCGTCGGTTCGCACAGATGAAAGCTGAGGGCGCCCTTCGCGCTGACCAGAGTGCCAGTGCTCTTGCCCGCTATGTCGCCACCGTTGGTCAAGGGCTCGCCGTGCAGGCAGGCGGCGGTGCCACTCGGGAGGAACTGATGGCTGTCGTCGAACTCTCGGTCAGAACAGTGGCGTAG
- a CDS encoding SDR family NAD(P)-dependent oxidoreductase, whose protein sequence is MSDFTGKTALITGSTSGIGRVIADKLAGSGARVLITGRDVERGNNAVAEIRAAGGKADFIAADLHDAASAKALAADAVALAGEVDILVNSAGIYILGPTAELTEADFDATYNLNVKALYFLVAALAPPMAERGHGAIINLTTAFAGKGAVGPAIYGSSKAAVALLTKSWAAEFGPSGVRVNEVSPGAVLTEGSQRVFGEAVHSFSKGTPADRVGTPAEIAAAVVFLASEEASYIHGASIAVDGGMAL, encoded by the coding sequence GTGAGTGACTTCACCGGCAAGACCGCCCTGATCACCGGATCGACCTCGGGCATCGGCCGCGTCATCGCCGACAAGCTGGCCGGCTCCGGCGCCCGGGTCCTGATCACCGGCCGCGACGTCGAGCGCGGCAACAACGCCGTCGCTGAGATCCGGGCCGCCGGCGGCAAGGCCGACTTCATCGCCGCCGACCTGCACGATGCCGCCAGCGCCAAGGCCCTGGCCGCCGACGCGGTCGCGCTGGCCGGTGAGGTCGACATCCTCGTCAACAGCGCGGGCATCTACATACTCGGACCGACCGCCGAACTCACGGAGGCCGACTTCGACGCGACGTACAACCTCAACGTGAAGGCTCTGTACTTCCTGGTCGCGGCGCTGGCTCCGCCGATGGCCGAGCGCGGGCACGGTGCCATCATCAACCTCACCACCGCATTCGCGGGCAAGGGCGCGGTGGGCCCGGCGATCTACGGCTCCTCCAAGGCCGCCGTGGCCCTGCTCACCAAGTCGTGGGCGGCCGAGTTCGGCCCCAGCGGCGTCCGGGTCAACGAGGTCAGCCCCGGCGCGGTGCTCACCGAGGGTTCGCAGAGGGTGTTCGGCGAGGCCGTCCACAGCTTCTCCAAGGGGACTCCGGCCGACCGCGTCGGCACGCCCGCGGAAATTGCCGCTGCCGTGGTCTTCCTGGCCTCCGAGGAGGCGTCTTACATCCACGGCGCGAGCATCGCGGTTGACGGAGGAATGGCCCTCTGA
- a CDS encoding HpcH/HpaI aldolase/citrate lyase family protein, whose amino-acid sequence MTPRSHLYVPADQPRFLRSAARSATDALILDLEDAVAPANKDAARSAAADFAAARPSGSGCELWVRVNEGARGQRDAATVLASGNVDGIWLPKATPGDDLDAIAAIVAEAGAALGLLVESAAGLVAIGGLAAHPVVRRLQLGEVDLRADLGMPPDTGDHLLDWARGLTIAHAAAHGLTCVAPVSARITDPDGFATSSRHLRDLGFRGRACVHPTQVAVANEIFGADPARLADAHALLDRFEQQQANGNGAFRDADGTMVDAATVRQARELTGR is encoded by the coding sequence GTGACCCCTCGTTCTCACCTCTACGTCCCCGCCGACCAGCCGCGATTCCTGCGCAGCGCGGCGCGATCAGCGACCGACGCGTTGATCCTCGACCTCGAAGACGCCGTCGCTCCGGCCAACAAAGACGCCGCCCGGTCGGCCGCGGCAGACTTTGCCGCCGCCCGTCCCTCGGGCTCCGGCTGCGAGCTATGGGTACGAGTCAACGAAGGAGCCCGCGGCCAGCGGGATGCGGCCACCGTCCTCGCCTCCGGCAACGTCGACGGGATCTGGCTGCCCAAAGCCACCCCCGGCGACGACCTCGACGCGATCGCCGCCATCGTGGCCGAGGCCGGTGCCGCCCTCGGCCTGCTGGTCGAGAGCGCCGCCGGCCTCGTCGCGATCGGGGGACTGGCGGCCCACCCGGTCGTGCGGCGCCTGCAACTCGGCGAGGTGGACCTGCGGGCCGACCTCGGCATGCCACCCGACACCGGCGACCACCTGCTCGACTGGGCCCGCGGACTCACCATCGCGCATGCCGCCGCGCACGGCCTGACCTGCGTCGCCCCTGTCTCTGCCCGGATCACCGACCCGGACGGCTTCGCGACATCCAGCCGGCACCTGCGCGATCTCGGGTTCCGCGGCCGCGCCTGCGTACACCCGACCCAGGTCGCCGTCGCCAACGAGATCTTCGGCGCCGACCCGGCCCGGCTCGCCGACGCCCACGCGCTGCTCGACCGCTTCGAACAGCAGCAGGCCAACGGCAACGGCGCGTTCCGCGACGCCGACGGAACCATGGTGGATGCGGCGACCGTGCGCCAAGCCCGCGAACTGACGGGTCGCTGA
- a CDS encoding MBL fold metallo-hydrolase, with protein sequence MFEADSVTITVLVENQVDMLLPDQASPAGADDHCVSRYGLIEHFDPKRVPPQAENGISFLVEATRGRHTTRVLFDVGLTGTVLAHNMKVLGVDPTSVDHVVISHGHPDHFGGIHTFLSLAERRIPVATHEDAELPRYAVMGDGRTSPVYNAAFGFGEVEKSGGVPVLTKDPLDLGWGLHTTGEIPRTVGFEAGAAPAFKPGDPGLYQVSALGKLRRDEVMDEMGLVIDVRGAGLVVLTGCAHAGVINTVAQARAVCGDKPVRAVMGGFHLGFPTTPTENVALTAQALRELEVATVMPMHCSGLRTHATLSTELSGNYVQPAVGTVLQFGAR encoded by the coding sequence ATGTTTGAAGCTGACAGCGTCACGATCACGGTGCTCGTCGAGAATCAGGTCGACATGCTCCTGCCGGACCAGGCGAGCCCGGCTGGTGCGGACGACCATTGCGTCAGCCGCTACGGCCTGATCGAGCACTTCGACCCCAAGCGGGTGCCGCCGCAGGCAGAGAACGGCATCAGTTTCCTGGTCGAGGCCACGCGCGGCCGGCACACCACCCGGGTGCTCTTCGACGTCGGCCTCACCGGCACGGTCCTGGCGCACAACATGAAGGTGCTCGGTGTCGACCCCACCAGCGTCGACCACGTCGTCATCAGCCACGGACACCCCGACCACTTCGGCGGCATCCACACGTTCCTCTCCCTGGCGGAGCGGCGCATCCCGGTCGCCACCCACGAGGACGCGGAACTGCCGAGGTACGCGGTGATGGGTGACGGGCGCACCTCACCGGTCTACAACGCTGCGTTCGGCTTCGGCGAGGTCGAGAAGTCCGGCGGCGTGCCGGTGCTGACGAAGGATCCGCTCGACCTCGGCTGGGGACTGCACACCACCGGTGAGATCCCCCGCACGGTCGGCTTCGAGGCCGGTGCCGCGCCGGCATTCAAGCCCGGGGATCCCGGGCTCTACCAGGTCTCCGCGCTGGGGAAGCTGCGCCGGGACGAGGTGATGGACGAGATGGGCCTCGTCATCGACGTACGCGGCGCCGGGCTGGTGGTTCTGACTGGCTGCGCACACGCCGGCGTCATCAACACGGTCGCGCAGGCCCGTGCGGTCTGTGGCGACAAACCGGTCCGGGCCGTGATGGGCGGGTTCCATCTGGGCTTCCCGACCACACCCACCGAGAACGTGGCGCTGACCGCGCAGGCGTTACGCGAGTTGGAGGTCGCCACCGTGATGCCGATGCACTGCAGCGGCCTGCGCACCCACGCGACGCTGTCCACCGAGCTGTCCGGCAACTACGTGCAGCCGGCGGTCGGCACCGTGCTCCAGTTCGGTGCCCGATGA
- a CDS encoding CaiB/BaiF CoA transferase family protein, whose amino-acid sequence MTARGGDLTGVRVVAVEQAVAAPLCSRHLGDLGADVIKIERPGEGDFARGYDEAVYGEATHFVWLNRGKRSVVLDLKSESGRRTLRALLAQADVLVCNLAPGAMERIVPDAELTVLNPRLIRCYLSGYGDTGPYAGRKAYDALVQGEAGTITATGTPEAPAKPGVSLADLAGGTYALAAILAALYAREHTGVGKRLDIALFDVLLEWMSPLLLAELHSGSAPPPAGLRHASIAPYGPYRTADAQDVLIAVQNEGQWQRLCLVVLDDPTLLDEPAFASNTARVRHRELTERTVQERLGLLSAEDVITRLTKADVPYARLNQIGEVLTHPQAQATGRWSEATLPSGRAVRVVTSPLHRTPEPPGGRRVPALGEHTGEVLDELAEPVSPAQSLSTSNGSAIR is encoded by the coding sequence ATGACCGCGCGCGGCGGTGACCTCACCGGCGTCCGGGTGGTTGCGGTCGAGCAGGCGGTCGCGGCGCCGTTGTGCTCGCGGCACCTTGGCGACCTCGGCGCCGATGTGATCAAGATCGAACGGCCCGGCGAGGGAGACTTCGCCCGCGGCTACGACGAGGCCGTGTATGGCGAGGCGACCCATTTCGTGTGGCTCAACCGGGGAAAGCGCAGCGTCGTGCTCGATCTCAAGAGCGAATCCGGCCGGCGCACGCTGCGCGCCCTGCTGGCCCAGGCCGACGTGCTGGTGTGCAACCTCGCGCCGGGTGCGATGGAGCGCATCGTGCCCGACGCCGAGCTCACCGTACTCAACCCGCGGCTGATCCGCTGCTACCTCTCGGGCTACGGCGACACCGGCCCCTACGCCGGCCGCAAGGCCTACGATGCGCTGGTGCAGGGGGAGGCCGGCACGATCACCGCCACCGGCACCCCGGAAGCACCGGCCAAACCCGGTGTCTCGCTGGCCGACCTCGCCGGCGGGACCTACGCGCTGGCCGCGATCCTCGCCGCGCTGTACGCCCGTGAGCACACCGGCGTCGGCAAGCGGCTGGACATCGCGCTGTTCGACGTGCTCCTGGAGTGGATGAGTCCGCTGTTGCTCGCCGAGCTTCACAGCGGATCCGCGCCGCCACCGGCCGGCCTACGGCACGCCAGCATCGCCCCCTACGGCCCGTACCGCACCGCAGATGCCCAGGATGTGCTGATCGCCGTACAGAACGAGGGCCAGTGGCAACGGCTGTGCCTCGTCGTCCTCGACGATCCGACGTTGCTCGACGAGCCCGCGTTCGCCTCCAACACCGCGCGGGTCCGCCATCGCGAGCTGACCGAACGCACCGTGCAGGAACGGCTCGGCTTGCTGTCCGCCGAGGACGTCATCACCCGGCTGACGAAGGCCGACGTGCCCTACGCACGGCTCAACCAGATCGGTGAGGTGCTGACGCATCCGCAGGCGCAGGCGACCGGTCGCTGGTCGGAGGCCACACTGCCCTCCGGCCGGGCGGTGCGGGTGGTGACCTCACCGTTGCACCGCACGCCGGAGCCGCCAGGCGGCCGGCGAGTGCCGGCGCTGGGGGAACACACCGGCGAAGTGCTGGACGAACTGGCGGAGCCGGTGTCGCCGGCTCAGTCGTTGTCGACGTCGAACGGGTCGGCGATCCGCTGA
- a CDS encoding GntR family transcriptional regulator → MTPARRTAAPSQATAPSQATPSRQGKAPTKRDRIAAELRRMISEGELPRGSRIQQDVLAAMFDTSITPVREALRLLEAEGVLVGEPHKGVRVADADFEQVKTVYLMRRLLEPYAMQRAARRLSPRDIDLAERLVEEMEQAAAEGDRARLNATNYRFHFLFYANCGNEGLTNEIEQLWQKFPWDVLQVLDDRAEETSNEHRSMLAAARLGDGAALAKATEWHLARSFLALGRHLTGQRIADPFDVDND, encoded by the coding sequence ATGACGCCGGCACGACGCACCGCCGCGCCAAGCCAGGCCACCGCACCGAGCCAGGCCACGCCGTCCCGGCAGGGCAAGGCGCCGACGAAGCGCGACCGCATCGCGGCAGAACTGCGCCGGATGATCAGCGAGGGCGAGCTGCCCCGCGGCAGTCGCATCCAACAGGATGTGCTGGCCGCGATGTTCGACACCAGCATCACCCCGGTCCGTGAGGCGCTGCGGCTGCTGGAGGCCGAGGGTGTGCTGGTCGGCGAGCCACACAAGGGTGTGCGGGTCGCCGACGCCGACTTCGAGCAGGTCAAGACGGTCTATCTGATGCGCAGGCTGCTGGAACCCTACGCGATGCAGCGGGCCGCCCGGCGGCTCTCCCCGCGCGACATCGACCTGGCCGAGCGACTCGTCGAGGAGATGGAGCAGGCCGCGGCCGAAGGCGACCGGGCCCGGCTCAACGCGACCAACTACCGGTTCCACTTCCTGTTCTACGCCAACTGCGGCAACGAGGGTCTCACCAACGAAATCGAGCAGCTCTGGCAGAAGTTTCCCTGGGATGTACTACAGGTGCTCGACGACCGCGCGGAGGAGACCTCCAACGAGCACCGATCGATGCTTGCCGCGGCGCGCCTCGGTGACGGCGCCGCGCTGGCCAAGGCGACCGAGTGGCACCTCGCCCGCAGCTTCCTCGCACTGGGCCGGCACCTGACGGGTCAGCGGATCGCCGACCCGTTCGACGTCGACAACGACTGA
- a CDS encoding alpha/beta fold hydrolase, giving the protein MSEPTSIVLLHTWGGDARTWGPVLPFLDMGPGRRLVVPDLPGHGSRRAESFTLDAATAAVDAAISGTATGSTAAGVDLVGAGLGAAIALAYTRSVAGTHPARVRSLTLAGFPPVTGAEAEERLRHTRTRLAAIGAATFAAGYVAQTLRTAAADRRRLLCEAMAATSAETLVATLATTLDWDRADPPGDSGHRLPTLVLRGADDDRVSEAAATRLAAALGGTARAVPDAGHVAYLDEPRAFAAAIVAFHASVANGSTIDARLTYPTA; this is encoded by the coding sequence ATGTCGGAACCGACCTCGATCGTCCTGCTGCACACCTGGGGCGGCGACGCGCGCACCTGGGGCCCGGTGCTGCCCTTCCTCGATATGGGGCCGGGCCGGCGGCTGGTCGTACCGGACCTTCCCGGCCATGGGAGCCGTCGAGCCGAGTCGTTCACGCTCGACGCCGCGACCGCCGCCGTTGACGCCGCGATCAGCGGTACCGCAACGGGATCCACGGCGGCCGGCGTCGACCTCGTCGGTGCCGGCCTCGGCGCGGCGATCGCGCTCGCCTACACCAGGAGCGTCGCCGGGACCCACCCGGCCCGCGTGCGCTCCCTGACGCTCGCTGGCTTCCCGCCGGTCACCGGCGCCGAGGCGGAGGAACGGCTGCGACACACCCGGACCCGGCTGGCCGCGATCGGCGCAGCGACGTTCGCGGCCGGATACGTCGCGCAGACGCTGCGCACCGCCGCCGCCGACCGTCGCCGCCTGCTCTGCGAGGCGATGGCCGCGACGAGCGCCGAGACCCTCGTCGCCACGCTCGCCACGACCCTGGACTGGGATCGCGCCGACCCGCCGGGCGACAGCGGCCACCGTCTCCCCACGCTCGTGCTCCGTGGCGCCGACGACGACCGGGTGAGCGAAGCGGCGGCCACGCGGCTGGCCGCCGCGCTCGGCGGTACGGCCCGCGCCGTACCGGATGCCGGTCACGTGGCCTACCTCGATGAGCCGCGGGCCTTCGCAGCGGCGATCGTCGCTTTCCATGCCTCGGTTGCCAACGGATCCACGATCGATGCGAGACTGACCTATCCCACCGCGTGA
- a CDS encoding ABC transporter ATP-binding protein: protein MTMTKLARAGAAVELDGLTMRFGERTVSRDIHLTLDPGKVLSIVGPSGCGKTTLLRAVAGLIRPAEGTVRIDGQAITRTTEGVAMVFQHFGLFPWKTVEANVAYALRVGGVPKKAALERARELIALVGLVGFEKSYPHQLSGGMQQRTGLARALAVRPRLLLMDEPFGALDAQTREVLQFEMLRIWQDHPVTMLFVTHSIDEAVLFGDQIAVLNGRPSGIAELIDVSLPQPRDRSVLATAEFLAIRERVWNLIMNAGQRD, encoded by the coding sequence ATGACCATGACGAAGTTGGCCCGAGCCGGAGCCGCTGTGGAGCTCGACGGGCTGACGATGCGGTTCGGTGAGCGCACGGTGTCCCGCGACATCCACCTCACGCTCGACCCGGGAAAGGTGCTCTCCATCGTCGGCCCGTCCGGCTGTGGCAAGACCACCCTGCTGCGGGCGGTCGCCGGCCTGATCCGGCCGGCCGAAGGCACGGTGCGCATCGACGGTCAGGCGATCACCCGCACGACCGAAGGTGTCGCCATGGTGTTCCAGCATTTCGGCCTCTTCCCGTGGAAGACGGTGGAGGCCAACGTCGCCTACGCGCTGCGGGTCGGCGGCGTGCCGAAGAAGGCCGCTCTGGAACGGGCCCGGGAGCTCATCGCGCTCGTGGGGCTCGTCGGCTTCGAGAAGTCTTACCCCCATCAGCTCTCTGGTGGCATGCAGCAACGCACGGGCCTTGCCCGGGCACTCGCCGTGCGGCCCCGCCTGCTGCTGATGGACGAGCCGTTCGGGGCACTCGATGCCCAGACCCGCGAGGTGCTGCAGTTCGAGATGCTGCGCATCTGGCAGGACCATCCGGTGACGATGCTGTTCGTCACCCACTCGATCGACGAGGCCGTGCTCTTCGGTGACCAGATCGCCGTGCTCAACGGCCGCCCCAGCGGGATCGCCGAGCTGATCGACGTCTCGCTCCCCCAGCCTCGCGACCGGTCCGTCCTGGCCACGGCAGAGTTCCTGGCCATCCGCGAGCGGGTCTGGAACCTGATCATGAACGCCGGGCAGCGGGACTAG
- a CDS encoding ABC transporter substrate-binding protein, which translates to MKLSRRLATMAGLSSLLALTTTVSACGAGSTAGSDGGSAAGGVQKMTIGVPGIPPIYLNTVIYVAKEQGYLSDRKLDVTLRPLTTGADVGRAVQSGEIRGGIIGTPGAVALRATGGSIVSVMGFPKPTYLLASTDPSVTTCASVKGKTVAVDAVGAPKALGLASMIASCGLGKNDVSTINVGGPPTVDALVAGQVKLAVLHPDELATVRSKIAAGTQVHEIMTLAGVDPLAHYTMLVVREDKLKADRGAYVSLVAAIRQAIAYMFDPANAKRVADIAASITKEPAGVTEAALPQFLQLGVWPKDGDGLDKAAVQHTIDGAVAAGNVPKAKAPTYDEMVDPSVFADSTGK; encoded by the coding sequence ATGAAGCTTTCGCGGCGCCTGGCCACCATGGCCGGGCTCTCCTCACTCCTCGCGCTCACCACCACCGTCTCCGCGTGTGGCGCAGGCTCAACAGCCGGCTCCGACGGCGGCTCCGCCGCCGGCGGGGTCCAGAAGATGACGATCGGCGTGCCCGGCATCCCGCCGATCTACCTCAACACCGTGATCTACGTCGCCAAAGAGCAGGGCTACCTCTCCGACCGCAAGCTCGACGTCACGTTGCGACCGCTCACCACCGGAGCCGACGTCGGCCGGGCGGTGCAGAGCGGCGAGATCCGGGGCGGCATCATCGGCACCCCCGGCGCGGTGGCGCTGCGGGCCACCGGCGGCTCGATCGTCTCGGTGATGGGCTTCCCCAAGCCGACCTACCTGCTCGCGAGCACCGACCCGAGCGTGACGACCTGCGCGTCGGTCAAGGGCAAGACCGTCGCCGTGGACGCCGTCGGCGCACCCAAGGCACTCGGCCTCGCGTCGATGATCGCGAGCTGCGGGCTCGGGAAGAACGACGTCAGCACCATCAACGTCGGCGGCCCGCCGACCGTCGACGCGCTCGTCGCCGGTCAGGTCAAGCTCGCCGTACTGCATCCGGACGAGCTCGCGACGGTGCGTTCCAAGATCGCCGCCGGCACGCAGGTGCACGAGATCATGACACTGGCCGGCGTCGACCCACTCGCGCATTACACGATGCTGGTCGTCCGCGAGGACAAGCTGAAGGCCGACCGAGGCGCGTACGTCAGCCTCGTCGCCGCCATCCGTCAGGCGATCGCCTACATGTTCGACCCCGCCAACGCCAAGCGGGTCGCCGACATCGCCGCCAGCATCACGAAAGAGCCGGCCGGGGTGACCGAGGCCGCCCTGCCGCAGTTCCTCCAGCTCGGCGTCTGGCCCAAGGACGGCGACGGTCTCGACAAGGCCGCCGTCCAGCACACCATCGACGGGGCGGTCGCGGCTGGCAACGTGCCCAAGGCCAAGGCGCCGACGTACGACGAGATGGTCGACCCGTCGGTGTTCGCCGACTCGACCGGCAAGTGA
- a CDS encoding ABC transporter permease codes for MRTPRWGRRLLPAAVSAAGLLLGLGVWQILGQRDPVLFATPGRSAAALLVLTEDNSLPSALLSSGTLLVIGLALAIVAGVGFGLLLSRAKLLRTSTDWLIFAAQSVPIVALAPIILSAFGFGLPAKTLVVFLTAVFPIVVNTAEGAHRVSATLLEVARTYRSNEWHLWKDLLLPHTVPYAMTGVRQGIAMAFVGTLAAEFFLNASGVGGLLLAASTNFDSAAVLGLTVLVSVLAVGLMSLGRAVERYFARWRAVEE; via the coding sequence ATGCGCACGCCCCGGTGGGGCAGGCGCCTCCTCCCGGCCGCCGTCTCGGCCGCGGGCCTGCTGCTCGGGCTCGGCGTATGGCAGATCCTCGGCCAGCGTGACCCCGTCCTGTTCGCCACGCCGGGCCGGTCGGCGGCGGCACTGCTCGTCCTCACCGAGGACAACTCCCTGCCGAGTGCGCTGCTCTCCTCCGGCACGCTGCTGGTGATCGGCCTGGCCCTCGCGATCGTCGCGGGGGTCGGGTTCGGTCTCCTGCTCTCCCGGGCCAAGCTGCTCCGGACGAGCACCGACTGGCTGATCTTCGCCGCACAGTCGGTACCGATCGTCGCGCTCGCCCCGATCATCCTGTCCGCATTCGGGTTCGGCCTGCCCGCGAAGACCCTGGTGGTCTTCCTGACCGCGGTCTTCCCGATCGTCGTGAACACCGCCGAAGGAGCACACCGAGTGTCGGCCACCCTGCTTGAGGTAGCGCGGACCTACCGCAGCAACGAGTGGCACCTGTGGAAGGACCTGTTGTTGCCACACACCGTTCCCTACGCGATGACCGGCGTCCGGCAGGGCATCGCGATGGCCTTCGTCGGCACCCTGGCCGCCGAGTTCTTCCTCAACGCCAGCGGCGTCGGCGGCCTGCTGCTCGCCGCCAGTACCAATTTCGACAGCGCCGCCGTACTCGGGCTCACCGTGCTCGTCTCGGTGCTCGCGGTGGGCCTGATGAGCCTCGGCCGCGCGGTCGAGCGCTACTTCGCGCGCTGGCGGGCGGTGGAGGAATGA
- a CDS encoding ABC transporter permease, whose protein sequence is MSVVSAPTHRLRNLPGWVGKLIVAALIVAVWEASVHLWLPDYLPTPSGVVRAAWPTLTSADFGAAFRETIGGVAAGLLIGCLAGTALGLATGRMPWLRYLTSPYLSGLYAMPMLAIVPMATIWLGYSSQTRLAVIALSAFLPCAVSTGDGARNVPSQLRETAEVLRLSRVRFVFDVLLPSTLPFVVAGVQVAVGRALVGAVAVEFLASLPGLGTFILTNARSFEQNTAFVAVFVLAVLGIAARAGTETALHRLMPWHLHVNR, encoded by the coding sequence ATGAGCGTCGTCTCCGCCCCCACCCATCGGCTACGGAACCTCCCCGGCTGGGTCGGCAAGCTCATCGTTGCCGCGCTCATCGTCGCGGTGTGGGAGGCATCGGTCCATCTCTGGCTGCCCGACTACCTCCCTACGCCGTCCGGTGTGGTCCGCGCGGCCTGGCCGACGCTGACCTCGGCCGACTTCGGCGCCGCGTTCCGCGAGACCATCGGCGGCGTCGCCGCGGGCCTGCTCATCGGCTGTCTCGCCGGCACCGCGCTCGGCCTCGCGACCGGTCGGATGCCGTGGCTGCGCTATCTCACCTCGCCGTACCTCAGTGGGCTGTACGCGATGCCGATGCTCGCGATCGTGCCGATGGCGACGATCTGGCTCGGCTACTCCAGCCAGACGCGGCTCGCCGTCATCGCACTGTCCGCGTTCCTGCCGTGCGCGGTCAGCACCGGCGACGGCGCCCGCAACGTACCGTCCCAACTACGGGAAACCGCCGAGGTGCTACGGCTGTCCCGGGTCCGGTTCGTGTTCGACGTGCTGCTGCCCTCGACGCTGCCGTTCGTCGTCGCCGGCGTTCAGGTCGCCGTCGGCCGGGCACTCGTGGGTGCCGTGGCGGTGGAGTTCCTCGCGAGCCTGCCGGGCCTGGGCACGTTCATCCTGACCAACGCGCGGTCCTTCGAACAGAACACGGCCTTCGTCGCCGTGTTCGTGCTCGCGGTACTGGGTATCGCGGCGCGTGCCGGCACCGAGACCGCACTGCACCGGCTCATGCCGTGGCACCTGCACGTCAACCGATGA